One stretch of Variovorax sp. 54 DNA includes these proteins:
- a CDS encoding thymidylate synthase has protein sequence MTSSTRPIRSQYEDFMRHVDTHGVFKSDRTGTGTKSVFGHQMRFDLNEGFPLVTTKKVHLKSIIQELLWFLTGSSNNNWLKERGVSIWDEWAREDGDLGPVYGVQWRSWPTPDGGHIDQISDVIKTLKTNPDSRRIIVSAWNVAELSKMALMPCHAFFQFYVAPPQAEGERGKLSCQLYQRSADIFLGVPFNIASYALLTHMVAQQCDLDVGDFIWTGGDCHIYSNHAEQVKLQLSRDPYPYPTLHIKRKPDSIFDYQYEDFEVLDYKHGDPIKAPVAV, from the coding sequence ATGACCTCGTCCACCCGCCCCATCCGCTCCCAGTACGAAGACTTCATGCGCCATGTCGATACGCACGGCGTGTTCAAGAGCGACCGCACTGGCACGGGCACCAAGAGCGTGTTCGGCCACCAGATGCGCTTCGACCTGAACGAGGGCTTTCCGCTGGTGACCACGAAGAAGGTGCACCTGAAGTCCATCATCCAGGAACTGCTGTGGTTCCTGACCGGCTCGAGCAACAACAACTGGCTCAAGGAACGCGGCGTCAGCATCTGGGACGAATGGGCGCGCGAAGACGGCGACCTGGGCCCGGTGTACGGCGTGCAGTGGCGCAGCTGGCCCACGCCCGACGGCGGCCACATCGACCAGATCTCCGACGTCATCAAAACCCTGAAGACCAACCCCGACTCGCGCCGCATCATTGTGAGCGCCTGGAACGTGGCCGAGCTGTCGAAGATGGCGCTCATGCCCTGCCATGCCTTCTTCCAGTTCTACGTGGCGCCGCCGCAGGCCGAAGGCGAGCGCGGCAAGCTCAGCTGCCAGCTCTACCAGCGCAGCGCCGACATCTTCCTGGGCGTGCCCTTCAACATCGCCAGCTACGCGCTGCTCACGCACATGGTCGCGCAGCAGTGCGACCTCGACGTGGGCGACTTCATCTGGACCGGCGGCGACTGCCACATCTACAGCAACCACGCCGAACAGGTGAAGCTGCAGCTCAGCCGCGACCCGTACCCCTACCCCACGCTGCACATCAAGCGCAAGCCCGATTCGATCTTCGACTACCAGTACGAAGACTTCGAGGTGCTCGACTACAAGCACGGCGATCCGATCAAGGCGCCGGTGGCGGTGTGA
- a CDS encoding S-(hydroxymethyl)glutathione dehydrogenase/class III alcohol dehydrogenase, with product MKTKAAVAWQAGQPLTIETVDLQGPKFGEVLVEIKATGICHTDYYTLSGADPEGIFPAILGHEGAGIVVDVGPGVTTLKKGDHVIPLYTPECRQCKFCLSRKTNLCQLIRGTQGKGLMPDATSRFSLDGKPIFHYMGTSTFSNYTVAPEISLAKIREDAPFDKVCYIGCGVTTGIGAVLFTAKVEAGANVVVFGLGGIGLNVIQGAKMVGADKIIGVDLNPEREAMARQFGMTHFINPKTTENVVDAIVQLTDGGADYSFECIGNTQVMRQALECTHKGWGRSIIIGVAEAGAEINTRPFQLVTGRKWEGSAFGGARGRTDVPKIVDWYMEGKINIDDLITHTMPLEDINKGFDLMKRGESIRGVVLY from the coding sequence ATGAAAACCAAAGCCGCCGTCGCCTGGCAAGCAGGCCAACCCCTCACCATCGAAACCGTGGACCTCCAGGGCCCGAAGTTCGGTGAAGTGCTGGTCGAGATCAAGGCCACCGGCATCTGCCACACCGACTACTACACGCTCTCGGGCGCCGACCCCGAAGGCATCTTCCCCGCCATCCTGGGCCATGAAGGCGCGGGCATCGTGGTCGACGTCGGCCCCGGCGTCACCACGCTGAAAAAGGGCGACCACGTCATTCCGCTGTACACGCCCGAATGCCGCCAGTGCAAGTTCTGCCTGAGCCGCAAGACCAACCTGTGCCAGCTGATCCGCGGCACCCAGGGCAAGGGCCTCATGCCCGACGCCACCTCGCGCTTCAGCCTCGACGGCAAGCCCATCTTTCACTACATGGGCACCAGCACCTTCAGCAACTACACGGTCGCGCCCGAAATCTCGCTGGCCAAGATCCGCGAAGACGCGCCCTTCGACAAGGTCTGCTACATCGGCTGCGGCGTCACCACCGGCATCGGTGCGGTGCTCTTCACGGCCAAGGTCGAAGCCGGCGCGAACGTCGTGGTGTTCGGCCTGGGCGGCATCGGCCTGAACGTGATCCAGGGCGCCAAGATGGTGGGCGCCGACAAGATCATTGGCGTCGACCTGAACCCCGAGCGCGAAGCCATGGCCCGCCAATTCGGCATGACGCACTTCATCAACCCCAAGACCACCGAGAACGTCGTCGACGCGATCGTGCAGCTGACCGACGGCGGCGCCGACTACAGCTTCGAGTGCATCGGCAACACGCAGGTGATGCGCCAGGCGTTGGAATGCACGCACAAGGGCTGGGGCCGCAGCATCATCATCGGCGTGGCCGAGGCCGGCGCCGAAATCAACACGCGCCCGTTCCAGCTGGTCACGGGCCGCAAGTGGGAAGGCTCGGCCTTCGGCGGCGCGCGCGGTCGCACCGACGTGCCGAAGATCGTCGACTGGTACATGGAAGGCAAGATCAACATCGACGACCTGATCACGCACACCATGCCGCTGGAAGACATCAACAAGGGCTTCGACCTCATGAAGCGCGGCGAGTCGATCCGCGGCGTCGTTCTGTACTGA
- a CDS encoding LysR family transcriptional regulator — protein MKVLSDQLDGFLLRLLVAVVEEKSVSRAAHRLNLPQSTVSAGLTRLRAIFNDPLLVRGRNSMVPTDRMVTLYDRLRGLSEEMEALCATRSETEPTEITREFHIGAMDYVSSRFIPDIIARLLREMPHASIHIHPLPLDVDYQEDLENGVLDLVIGNSAMPAENLHLYPLFEDEIVCLVRQGHPLLRTGVTQAAYLEADHLGLIPVNANQLGVIDAYLAQVGLRRRVKVVLPYFNNVPNLLAQSDLVFTTCRRFAQAHAEGSPLQIVAAPIDFPAMRFHLLWHERTHRSVACRQMRELVAGAIGRSTASPPAGDGPSSASTP, from the coding sequence ATGAAAGTTCTGAGCGACCAGTTGGATGGGTTTCTTCTGCGCCTTCTGGTCGCGGTGGTCGAGGAAAAGAGCGTGTCGCGCGCCGCCCACCGGCTCAATCTGCCGCAGTCGACGGTCAGCGCCGGGTTGACGCGGCTGCGTGCCATATTCAACGACCCCTTGCTTGTGCGTGGCCGCAATTCCATGGTGCCCACCGACCGCATGGTGACGCTCTATGACCGGCTGCGCGGCCTGTCCGAAGAGATGGAGGCGCTCTGCGCCACGCGGTCCGAAACCGAACCCACTGAAATCACGCGCGAGTTCCACATCGGGGCCATGGACTATGTGAGTTCCCGCTTCATCCCCGACATCATCGCGCGCCTCCTTCGGGAAATGCCGCACGCGTCGATCCATATCCACCCGCTCCCGCTCGATGTCGACTATCAGGAAGACCTGGAGAACGGCGTGCTCGACCTGGTGATCGGCAACTCCGCCATGCCTGCGGAGAATCTTCACCTGTACCCGCTTTTCGAGGACGAAATCGTCTGCCTCGTGCGCCAGGGCCATCCCTTACTGCGCACCGGTGTCACGCAGGCGGCCTACCTGGAAGCGGACCATCTCGGCCTGATTCCGGTCAACGCGAACCAGCTGGGCGTGATCGACGCCTACCTGGCCCAGGTCGGGCTGCGCCGCCGGGTGAAGGTGGTGCTGCCTTACTTCAACAATGTGCCCAACCTGCTGGCGCAATCCGACCTGGTCTTCACCACCTGTCGGCGCTTTGCGCAAGCACACGCCGAGGGCTCACCGCTTCAGATCGTGGCTGCGCCGATCGACTTTCCGGCGATGCGTTTTCACCTCCTGTGGCACGAGCGGACGCATCGGTCCGTCGCATGCCGCCAGATGCGCGAGCTGGTCGCCGGGGCCATCGGTCGATCGACCGCGTCGCCCCCCGCCGGCGACGGCCCGTCTTCGGCTTCGACGCCTTGA
- a CDS encoding dihydrofolate reductase, translated as MSAATPRINLIFARAANGVIGVNNTIPWHLPEDMAHFKQQTAGAPVIMGRKTWDSLPPRFRPLPGRRNIVVTRQTDWQAEGAQAVGSLPDALSLCTPSDAPDIWVIGGAQIYAEAEPLAQRAVVTEIARDYEGDAHAPVLDAAVWHETQRESHVSAKDGLPFSFVTYERITA; from the coding sequence ATGAGCGCCGCCACGCCCCGCATCAACCTCATCTTCGCTCGCGCCGCCAATGGCGTGATCGGCGTGAACAACACCATTCCCTGGCACCTGCCGGAGGACATGGCGCACTTCAAGCAGCAGACCGCGGGCGCGCCCGTGATCATGGGTCGCAAGACCTGGGACTCCCTGCCACCGCGCTTTCGCCCGCTGCCGGGTCGCCGGAACATCGTGGTCACGCGACAAACCGACTGGCAGGCCGAAGGCGCGCAAGCGGTCGGCAGCCTGCCCGATGCGCTGTCACTGTGCACGCCGTCGGACGCGCCCGACATCTGGGTGATCGGCGGCGCACAGATCTACGCCGAAGCCGAGCCGCTGGCCCAGCGCGCCGTGGTCACCGAGATCGCACGCGACTACGAAGGCGACGCGCACGCGCCCGTGCTCGATGCCGCCGTGTGGCACGAGACGCAGCGTGAGTCGCACGTCTCGGCCAAGGACGGCCTGCCCTTCAGCTTCGTGACCTACGAACGCATCACTGCATGA
- a CDS encoding phosphatidate phosphatase App1 family protein, translating to MTTKHRAPGTSPQLSRRTVLAGAALLAGLAPLQALHAAGPLEADEEALFMPGTARPTADGRIEVDVHAWVFEREHRWGLDAALARYLGMSLKKLSPAARLRFSQRTALFHAESEEDKVIDVVFDGSATRLTMPPTGADGRSNLRAVVEASHIPSSQEWLPFHGVTGPGELLPRFRGRAQIVPAQGVSVISDIDDTIKRTQVRDRREMLLNTFARRFEATPGMAAHYRALAQAPGTRFHYLSGSPIQLYPALTDFIRDADFPAGSMHLRESTTWRTLIPSGEESRAHKLGVIERLLAEFPQRRFVLVGDSGEADPEIYAQVFRAHPQRIDGIVIRDVTDENRLSDRYRATFDGIDPVVWHLLRPDTTAWPMHAAPR from the coding sequence ATGACGACCAAGCACCGCGCGCCCGGTACCTCGCCGCAACTGTCGCGGCGCACCGTGCTGGCCGGTGCCGCCCTGCTCGCCGGCCTCGCGCCGCTGCAGGCCCTGCATGCCGCCGGGCCGCTCGAGGCCGACGAAGAGGCACTCTTCATGCCCGGCACCGCGCGCCCCACCGCCGACGGCCGAATCGAGGTCGATGTGCACGCCTGGGTGTTCGAGCGCGAACACCGCTGGGGCCTGGACGCCGCGCTCGCGCGCTACCTCGGCATGAGCCTGAAGAAGCTCTCGCCGGCCGCGCGGCTGCGCTTCAGCCAGCGCACCGCGCTGTTCCATGCCGAGTCGGAAGAAGACAAGGTGATCGACGTCGTCTTCGACGGCTCGGCCACGCGCCTCACGATGCCGCCCACGGGTGCCGACGGCCGCAGCAACCTGCGCGCGGTCGTCGAGGCCTCGCACATCCCGTCGTCGCAGGAGTGGCTGCCCTTCCATGGCGTGACCGGCCCGGGCGAGCTGCTGCCGCGCTTTCGCGGCCGTGCGCAGATCGTGCCGGCGCAGGGCGTGTCGGTCATCTCGGACATCGACGACACCATCAAGCGCACGCAGGTGCGCGACCGGCGCGAGATGCTGCTGAACACCTTCGCGCGCCGCTTCGAGGCCACGCCGGGCATGGCGGCGCACTACCGCGCGCTGGCGCAGGCGCCCGGCACGCGCTTTCATTACCTCTCGGGCAGCCCGATCCAGCTGTACCCCGCGCTCACCGACTTCATTCGCGACGCCGACTTTCCCGCCGGCAGCATGCACCTGCGCGAGAGCACGACCTGGCGCACGCTGATCCCCAGTGGCGAGGAATCGCGCGCGCACAAGCTCGGCGTGATCGAGCGACTGTTGGCCGAATTTCCGCAGCGCCGCTTCGTGCTCGTGGGCGATTCGGGCGAGGCCGATCCGGAGATTTATGCGCAGGTGTTCCGCGCGCATCCGCAGCGCATCGACGGCATCGTGATTCGCGACGTGACCGACGAGAACCGGCTGTCCGATCGCTACCGTGCGACTTTCGACGGCATCGATCCGGTGGTCTGGCACCTGCTGCGGCCCGACACCACTGCGTGGCCTATGCACGCGGCCCCGCGCTAA
- a CDS encoding aromatic ring-hydroxylating dioxygenase subunit alpha: MQWIKNRWYAAAWSNEVGRTLLARSFFGESAVLFRTEDGTPAMLLDRCPHKGAPLSLGELKGDVLACPYHGLEFDCAGTCVRIPSQANIPPTAKVRSYPCVERYGLVWFWPGDAAKADADSLFECRNHGAVGWDCIEGPYTRFPASIENILDNLVDPAHTSFVHKKTIGGVDAADVPLAVEQDGDTVVVGRWIENSQPVAVMQQYGDFAGLVDRWQFYSLFLPNISLVDMGAVDAGSARDDASRDRQYRTLSYAMLTPESADATHYFWFVLRTFARGDEEVSANLRRAYIDTFDEDRVLLGAIQRNSGDLQSGSLRLAIDNASVRVRRALERLAREETATLPGEPIVLQRA; encoded by the coding sequence ATGCAATGGATCAAGAATCGCTGGTATGCCGCCGCCTGGAGCAATGAAGTGGGCCGGACCCTGCTTGCCAGGAGCTTCTTCGGCGAGAGCGCCGTATTGTTCCGCACGGAAGACGGCACACCGGCCATGCTGCTCGACCGCTGTCCGCACAAGGGCGCCCCCTTGTCGCTCGGGGAGCTGAAGGGTGACGTCCTGGCCTGCCCCTACCACGGCCTCGAGTTCGACTGCGCGGGAACGTGCGTGCGCATTCCGAGCCAGGCCAACATTCCGCCCACCGCCAAGGTGCGCTCCTACCCGTGTGTCGAACGCTACGGGCTGGTGTGGTTCTGGCCGGGCGACGCCGCGAAAGCCGACGCGGACAGCCTGTTCGAATGCAGGAACCATGGCGCTGTGGGCTGGGACTGCATCGAGGGCCCGTACACGCGCTTTCCGGCCAGCATCGAGAACATTCTGGACAACCTGGTCGATCCGGCACACACGAGCTTCGTCCATAAGAAGACGATCGGCGGCGTGGACGCCGCCGACGTTCCCCTCGCTGTCGAGCAGGACGGCGACACCGTCGTCGTCGGCCGCTGGATCGAGAACTCGCAACCGGTGGCGGTGATGCAGCAGTACGGCGACTTTGCAGGCCTGGTCGACCGCTGGCAGTTCTATTCGCTCTTCCTGCCCAACATTTCGCTGGTCGACATGGGCGCGGTGGACGCCGGCAGCGCGCGCGACGATGCCTCGCGCGATCGCCAGTACCGGACGCTGTCGTACGCCATGCTCACCCCGGAGTCGGCCGACGCCACGCACTACTTCTGGTTCGTGTTGCGCACCTTTGCCCGCGGCGACGAAGAGGTGTCCGCCAATCTGCGGCGCGCCTACATCGACACCTTCGACGAGGACCGCGTGCTGCTCGGCGCCATCCAGCGCAACAGCGGCGACCTGCAGAGCGGCTCGCTGCGCCTGGCCATCGACAACGCCTCGGTGCGCGTGCGCCGCGCGCTCGAACGCCTTGCCCGAGAGGAGACCGCCACGCTGCCCGGCGAACCCATCGTGCTGCAGCGCGCCTAG
- a CDS encoding PDR/VanB family oxidoreductase, giving the protein MDNDALMLQVTAARTLTPHIRELELRSRDGAPLPRFDAGAHLRFTLPGPQGAIERCYSLINATEQTGFYRIAVQRAQASAGGSAYMCEEVRVGTVLRACAPKNDFALAADATQHLLLAGGIGITPIIAMAQVLADAGQSFELHYVARTPENMAYAQWLHTAYDDRAHLYFDGGDPSQGMPLGTLLAQPHPGVHVYVCGPQPMIDAVLATGEALGWPRSQLHFELFSAPAVKADDAPFEVELARSHRRLQVGQSTSILDTLIAAGLDPLFDCRRGECGACAVPVLDGVPEHLDYALTPEQKAGNKTMCICVSRARSARLVLDI; this is encoded by the coding sequence ATGGACAACGATGCATTGATGCTGCAGGTGACGGCGGCGCGCACGCTGACCCCGCACATCCGCGAGCTGGAATTGCGCAGCCGTGACGGCGCGCCGCTACCGCGCTTCGACGCCGGCGCACACCTGCGTTTCACTCTGCCTGGTCCGCAAGGCGCCATCGAACGCTGCTACTCGTTGATCAACGCCACCGAGCAGACCGGCTTCTACCGGATTGCCGTGCAGCGCGCCCAGGCCAGCGCGGGCGGTTCTGCCTACATGTGCGAGGAAGTCCGCGTCGGCACGGTGCTTCGCGCCTGCGCACCGAAGAACGATTTCGCGCTGGCAGCAGATGCCACGCAGCACCTGCTGCTGGCCGGCGGCATCGGCATCACGCCGATCATCGCGATGGCGCAAGTGCTCGCTGACGCAGGCCAGTCGTTCGAATTGCACTACGTCGCCCGCACGCCTGAAAACATGGCCTATGCGCAATGGCTGCACACGGCGTACGACGACCGGGCCCACCTGTACTTCGACGGTGGCGACCCGTCGCAAGGCATGCCGCTGGGCACCCTCCTTGCCCAGCCCCATCCCGGTGTGCATGTCTACGTCTGCGGCCCGCAACCCATGATCGATGCGGTCCTGGCAACGGGCGAGGCGCTCGGCTGGCCACGCAGCCAGCTGCACTTCGAACTGTTCAGCGCGCCGGCGGTAAAGGCGGACGATGCGCCCTTCGAAGTCGAGCTGGCCCGGTCGCACCGCAGGCTGCAGGTGGGGCAGTCCACCAGCATTCTCGACACCCTCATTGCCGCAGGCCTGGACCCGCTCTTCGATTGCCGTCGCGGCGAATGCGGGGCGTGCGCCGTGCCGGTGCTCGACGGCGTGCCCGAGCACCTGGACTACGCGCTGACGCCGGAACAGAAGGCCGGCAACAAGACGATGTGCATCTGCGTTTCGCGCGCCCGGAGCGCGCGGCTCGTGCTGGACATCTGA
- the gdhA gene encoding NADP-specific glutamate dehydrogenase — protein MKHASAGGFLAHVAQRNPGQPEYLQAVTEVMESLWPYIEKHPKYTSHSLLERLVEPERVIMFRISWVDDHGEVQVNRGFRIQHSLAIGPYKGGMRFHPSVNLSILKFLAFEQTFKNALTTLPMGGGKGGADFDPKGKSQGEVMRFCQALVTELFRHVGSDTDVPAGDVGVGGREVGFMAGMVKKLTNRADCVFTGKGLSFGGSLIRPEATGYGNVYFAQEMLKRKGRSFDGLRVSVSGAGNVAQYTIEKAMALGAKVVTVSDSSGTVVDEEGFTPEKLAVLMDVKNHLYGRVSDYAERTGTRFVAGATPWHVPVDVALPSATQNELNEEDARTLVKNGVVCVAEGANMPSTIEAVKVLEGHGVLYAPGKASNAGGVATSGLEMSQNAARLVWTRDEVDARLLQIMQGIHESCLHYGSRADGSVSYVDGANIAGFVRVADAMLAQGVV, from the coding sequence ATGAAGCACGCATCCGCCGGGGGGTTCCTCGCACACGTCGCACAACGCAACCCCGGACAGCCCGAGTACCTGCAGGCCGTGACCGAGGTCATGGAAAGCCTCTGGCCGTACATCGAAAAGCACCCCAAGTACACGAGCCACAGCCTGCTGGAGCGGCTGGTCGAGCCCGAGCGTGTGATCATGTTCCGCATCTCCTGGGTGGACGACCACGGCGAGGTGCAGGTCAACCGCGGTTTCCGCATCCAGCACAGCCTGGCCATCGGCCCCTACAAGGGCGGCATGCGCTTCCACCCCTCGGTGAACCTGTCGATCCTGAAGTTCCTGGCCTTCGAGCAGACCTTCAAGAACGCGCTGACCACGCTGCCCATGGGCGGCGGCAAGGGCGGCGCCGACTTCGACCCCAAGGGCAAGAGCCAGGGCGAGGTGATGCGCTTCTGCCAGGCACTCGTGACCGAGCTGTTCCGCCACGTGGGCTCCGACACCGACGTGCCGGCCGGCGACGTGGGCGTGGGCGGGCGCGAGGTCGGCTTCATGGCCGGCATGGTCAAGAAGCTCACCAACCGCGCCGACTGCGTGTTCACCGGCAAGGGCCTGAGCTTCGGCGGTTCGCTGATCCGCCCTGAAGCCACCGGCTACGGCAACGTCTACTTCGCGCAGGAAATGCTCAAGCGCAAGGGCCGCAGCTTCGACGGCCTGCGCGTGAGCGTCTCGGGCGCGGGCAACGTGGCGCAGTACACCATCGAGAAGGCCATGGCGCTGGGCGCCAAGGTGGTCACCGTGTCCGACTCGAGCGGCACCGTGGTCGACGAGGAGGGCTTCACGCCCGAAAAACTCGCCGTGCTGATGGACGTGAAGAACCACCTCTACGGCCGCGTGAGCGACTACGCCGAGCGCACCGGCACCCGCTTTGTGGCCGGTGCGACGCCGTGGCACGTGCCGGTCGACGTGGCACTGCCCAGCGCCACGCAGAACGAGCTCAACGAGGAAGACGCGCGCACGCTGGTGAAGAACGGCGTGGTGTGCGTGGCCGAAGGCGCCAACATGCCCTCGACCATCGAGGCCGTGAAGGTGCTCGAAGGCCACGGCGTGCTGTATGCGCCGGGCAAGGCGAGCAACGCGGGTGGCGTGGCCACATCGGGCCTGGAGATGAGCCAGAACGCGGCGCGCCTGGTATGGACGCGCGATGAGGTCGATGCGCGCCTGCTGCAGATCATGCAAGGCATCCACGAGTCGTGCCTGCACTACGGTTCGCGCGCCGACGGCAGCGTGAGCTACGTGGACGGCGCGAACATCGCTGGCTTCGTGCGCGTGGCCGATGCGATGCTGGCGCAGGGCGTGGTCTGA
- a CDS encoding xylose isomerase → MKRLLLGCNGRGAQHAPGSPPSIDEQFRMVKHSGVFDFFDRLPQPGQEAEYLRASEKHDLPMLTGLWTYTAGRDEALLLKNIQLTRNSGGECHNIMLFNQHADGHPLSDDEVVAFYRLAYEAGQRTGIDITFEVHIYMWSEDVRRVLAVARKVREAGMPFNFLLDHSHVLIKLESPQEQDVCDLRADVESGRLILDPFEPDNIVDLWIAENMTLWHAVRPVAPGGPRNLWASHPDGRMGRACQYPFMRPRPGEWHSEWFAYKLEPTKEVVRKVLAAHLDNPDSRLRYVTTEIIDLPDYGDGARYSLFEHSVALAHWIRDTEAQLRDQRDRRDRQATAATAEPCAA, encoded by the coding sequence ATGAAACGACTGCTATTGGGATGCAACGGCCGCGGCGCTCAGCACGCGCCCGGCTCGCCGCCGTCGATCGACGAACAGTTCCGCATGGTCAAGCATTCGGGGGTGTTCGACTTTTTCGACCGCCTGCCACAGCCGGGCCAGGAAGCCGAGTACCTGCGCGCCTCGGAAAAGCACGACCTGCCCATGCTCACCGGCCTGTGGACCTACACCGCCGGACGCGACGAAGCACTGCTGCTCAAGAACATTCAGCTGACAAGAAACTCCGGCGGCGAATGCCACAACATCATGCTGTTCAACCAGCATGCGGACGGCCATCCGCTGAGCGACGATGAAGTCGTCGCGTTCTACCGGTTGGCCTACGAAGCGGGCCAGCGCACGGGAATCGACATTACCTTCGAGGTCCACATCTACATGTGGTCGGAGGATGTGCGGCGCGTGTTGGCCGTGGCCCGGAAGGTGCGCGAGGCGGGCATGCCCTTCAACTTCCTGCTCGACCACAGCCATGTGCTCATCAAGCTCGAGAGCCCGCAGGAACAGGACGTGTGCGACCTTCGCGCCGATGTCGAGTCCGGTCGGCTGATCCTCGATCCGTTCGAGCCGGACAACATCGTCGACCTCTGGATCGCCGAAAACATGACGCTGTGGCACGCGGTGCGCCCGGTCGCGCCTGGCGGGCCGCGGAACCTCTGGGCGTCCCATCCCGACGGGCGCATGGGGCGAGCTTGCCAATACCCGTTCATGCGCCCCCGTCCCGGTGAGTGGCACTCTGAATGGTTCGCCTACAAGCTCGAACCCACGAAGGAAGTGGTGCGCAAGGTTCTGGCGGCGCACCTCGACAACCCCGACAGCCGGCTTCGCTACGTCACGACCGAGATCATCGATCTGCCCGACTATGGCGATGGCGCACGCTATTCATTGTTCGAGCACAGCGTTGCCCTGGCCCACTGGATTCGCGATACGGAAGCGCAACTGCGCGACCAACGCGATCGACGCGACCGGCAGGCCACGGCAGCAACCGCCGAGCCATGCGCAGCTTGA
- a CDS encoding nucleobase:cation symporter-2 family protein: MNHPTRNAVHPVDAWLPPGKNLLLALQHLLVMYAAAVSIPIVVGNAIGLAHDQIVMLISADLFACGIATLIQTVGFWKFGVRLPLIQGCSFVAVTPMILIGQAHGMPAVYGATIAAGIFCMLIAPLFGKIKRFFPPVVMGTTILLIGLSLMPVGVRWAAGGVPKAADYGSVENLTLAAISLGSVLLIYGFGRGLLRNTAVLVGLLVGTAVAALMGRTDFSKVATEGWFGVVTPFAFGMPVFDPLSILLMCVAMMVIITEVTADFFAVGEMVGKEIGDQEIANGLRADGLSTVLGGVLNTFPYCAYNANVGLVAMSGVRSRWVVATTGVLLLVLGMFPKLAAVFASMPLAVLGGAAIVMFAMIATTGIRILGKVDLKNGNNALVIAASLGVGMITVAVPGFYEKLDGTIKLFLHSGITTGCVTAIVLNALFNGKARGADTAAQPAPVV; this comes from the coding sequence ATGAATCACCCGACCCGCAATGCCGTGCATCCTGTCGACGCATGGCTTCCTCCCGGCAAGAACCTGCTGCTCGCCTTGCAGCATCTGCTGGTGATGTACGCCGCCGCGGTATCCATCCCCATCGTGGTGGGCAACGCCATCGGGCTCGCGCACGATCAGATCGTGATGCTGATCAGTGCGGACCTGTTCGCCTGCGGCATTGCCACGCTGATCCAGACGGTCGGGTTCTGGAAGTTCGGCGTGCGCCTGCCGCTGATCCAGGGCTGCAGCTTCGTGGCCGTGACGCCCATGATCCTCATCGGCCAGGCGCACGGCATGCCGGCCGTCTATGGCGCGACGATTGCCGCCGGCATTTTCTGCATGCTCATTGCGCCGCTGTTCGGGAAGATCAAGCGCTTTTTCCCGCCCGTGGTGATGGGCACGACCATCTTGCTGATCGGCTTGTCGCTGATGCCGGTCGGCGTGCGCTGGGCCGCGGGCGGGGTGCCCAAGGCGGCCGACTACGGCTCGGTGGAGAACCTCACGCTGGCGGCGATCTCGCTGGGATCGGTGTTGCTGATCTACGGCTTCGGCCGGGGCCTGCTTCGCAACACCGCAGTCCTGGTGGGGCTGCTGGTGGGCACCGCCGTCGCCGCGCTGATGGGCCGCACCGATTTCTCCAAGGTGGCAACCGAGGGCTGGTTCGGCGTCGTCACGCCGTTCGCCTTCGGCATGCCTGTCTTCGATCCGCTGTCGATCCTGCTGATGTGCGTCGCGATGATGGTGATCATCACCGAGGTGACGGCGGACTTCTTTGCCGTCGGGGAAATGGTCGGCAAGGAAATCGGCGACCAGGAGATTGCCAATGGCCTGCGCGCCGACGGCCTGTCCACCGTGCTCGGCGGCGTTCTCAACACCTTCCCGTACTGCGCCTACAACGCCAACGTCGGGCTCGTTGCGATGTCCGGAGTGCGCAGTCGATGGGTGGTCGCGACGACGGGTGTCCTGCTACTGGTGCTGGGCATGTTCCCGAAGCTGGCCGCCGTGTTCGCCTCGATGCCGCTGGCCGTGCTCGGCGGTGCGGCCATCGTGATGTTCGCGATGATCGCCACCACCGGCATCCGGATTCTCGGCAAGGTGGACCTCAAGAACGGCAACAACGCGCTGGTGATCGCTGCCAGCCTTGGTGTCGGCATGATCACGGTGGCGGTGCCGGGCTTCTACGAGAAGCTCGACGGCACGATCAAGCTCTTCCTGCACAGCGGAATCACGACGGGCTGCGTCACCGCCATCGTGCTCAACGCGCTGTTCAATGGCAAGGCAAGAGGAGCCGACACAGCGGCGCAGCCTGCGCCCGTGGTGTAG